The following DNA comes from Eleginops maclovinus isolate JMC-PN-2008 ecotype Puerto Natales chromosome 8, JC_Emac_rtc_rv5, whole genome shotgun sequence.
TGTGCAAAGTGATGTATGTCCAGAGTTTGACGTTTAAGGTTTCTTAAAGTTTCTGTTTGTTCACCTTCAGTATGAAACTTACACGAGTGTGATCAAGAAACCCTGAAGTCTCTGAGAATGAGCTCTTCAGTGAAGGAGAGACATCATGAATCCAGCTATTGAACTTTTAAGTAGAGGATTTgcatattcatatatttatgttttacaatgAGGGGAAGGCGCAGATTCGTTTGTATTCATCTTTTGTTGTGGAAAAAACATGTTAGACAGAGTCTTGATGTATGTCCGTCAAAAATCAAGTCTGAAATACCACAATTTTTacaaaaaagcaaaggaaataTAGGCTACCATATACAATCTTTAAATAAGCTCAATTAAAGagatatgtttttgttaatttttaatatagtttttaTATGAGTTACAACGAATTAATTAAGGcgtatttaaaatgtagtttaaaaatgAGGTTAGGTGGGTTTTTTCCATGTATGAATTCAGTGGCTTGACTAAACTTGCTCCTGGCTCCACCCTCCGTTAGTCAGCCTGTCTACTACGTGTTAGGACTGGTGCCTTTAATTTACAAGCATCtcggggagaggaggaggaggaaaaaacagTACTTTCCCCCGGCTCTTATCTGGAAGAATTAAGCAGAAACACATCCGTCGCAAGTTCGTCAACTTCAAACTCTAACCCGCAGGTTTCCTTCGTATTTCCCGACTTGGATTAAGTTCTGCATGGAAACAAATGATATTTGAGAGGAGCGGCGAGAGGAGGTGGGTGTCGGGTAAAAACCCGTGTTTCTCTCCTTGTTCTTTTATGCATGGATCTGCGATACAAGGCGGCTTGACTTctaaagttgaaaaaaatagtCCTAATTGTTGCTGCCGCTAAATGATATAAACCTCCGAATTTAACAGAGGTCCTAAAGGTTTGATCCgggaataaaataaagtctTAAGAACAAGACTGGAAATAGtgggaaaacaaacatatgtGATATTACAATAATGGCGTTAAAGGCCAAAGTTTTGTACGACTTCCACTCTGAAAACCCAGGAGAGATCTCCATAACAGAGAATGAGCTGGTCAATCTGTTCAGCGAGGAGGAGCTGGACGGCTGGCTGGAGGGGGAGAACAGCAGGGGGGAGGCTGGCCTCTTCCCTGCCTCCTATGTGGAGATCATCAGGGACAACATTACctccaacaccaacaacaacgGCCTCTCCTCGCCCAAAACCAAAGCTGTGacgcccacacacacctcctacACGTCCCCGGAGTCTCAGAGAGGACTCGGGGCTGGCAGTGGCGGCAGTGGTGGAGGCAGCTTCCACACCAGCCAGGGCAGCGATGACGACTGGGACGACGATTGGGATGACAGCTCTCCAACTGATGCGCCTCAGGGTATGGGCACCTCTCCCCCCTTGTACCCCGTCACCACCACCTTGCCCGGGCGGCGCGAAagctcccagcagcagcagcatcagcagcaggcCAAGAGCTCAGCAACAGTGGGGAGGAACCTCAACAGGTTCTCCACCTTTGTCAAGTCTGGAGGGGAGGCCTTCCTGCTTGGGGAGGCCTCTGCTTTCGTGAAGGACGGGGACAGGATCTGCGTGGTGATGGGCAAGCACGGACCTGAGTGGCAGGAGGACCCGTATCCGTTCATGTGCACCATTGATGACCCCACCAAGCAGACCAAGTTCAAAGGCATGAAGAGCTACATGTCCTACGGCCTGACCCCGACGCACACCAATGTACAAGTCAACCGCAGGTACAGGCcgccttcctcctcttcctcctctggggTTTCCAGAATTATTTCTTCACCGGATCCCCCGGCCCCCATACACTTAAGAATAAATGTTTGTGCGGCTTTTCCTGCCGCCACAATTGTTCCCACAAAATAGCAAAAACAGAGCTGACTGTGGCCTTTTGCCCTCTGGAGTCCTCAGGaatctcctctttcctttctgaGATTCCCTCTGCACCTTTCACATTGTTTCCCTGTCAGTTGGGCTGTCATTTTAAACCAACACTCCCTCACATTAGTTTTTACTTAGTCTTTGGGGAAGTCCTTACACTTGCTCTCTCTAcatcctttcttctttttcaatcCTTCTTACTACCTTTGTTTTGAGGTTTACGTTCTAATATACATTACTCCCAACTACAGAGCCTTCTCTTTCCAATTAATCTTCCAAACTGTGTTCTTTTCCATCACCCCTGCAGGTATAAGCACTTTGACTGGCTGTACGCTCGGCTCGTTGAGCGCTTCCCGGTCATCTCGGTGCCCCACCTTCCCGAGAAGCAGGCCACTGGCCGCTTCGAGGAGGACTTCATCTCCAAGCGGAGGAAGGGACTGATCTGGTGGATGAACCACATGATCACCCATCCAGTGCTGGCACGCTGCGACGTTTTCCAGCATTTCCTTACATGCGGAGCAGACGAGAAGGCCTGGAAGATGGGCAAAAGGAAGGCCGAGCGAGACGAGTTGGTCGGTTCCAATTTCTTCCTGACGATCAGGTAGGAGGCTGGGATAAGTGCTGGAGAGGTTGTGGTTCTAAAATTGAATGTTCTTTTCattaaaagcttttaaaaagcaTTGAACAGTCAATGAAAAGCCTTGATTTCTCAGATGAAATAATATAATGTCAAGCACTTACAAACCATAAACAGGGATCAATCGTACAAGGAGAAATCCATTGTTTAAGAGGCGTACAGACCGAGTTGTGTTCGGCTTCAATAAGAGTGCCTAGTAGTCCATAATGCTGCTTTAACACAGATCAGGTTTTCAGTAAGGACCATGTTCATGaccttatttatttaagaaCTAGCGCTTTCTAGAGTCAATAGAGCAACGACTCTAAACCTAGCCACTGAATATATCAAGTGACAGCACAGTCTTTGGAGTTTGTTaaagacattttgggaaatgtaggCAATCGGCAGCAGAAGTACAATATGTGGTAACAGCCTTTCACACAATGCTACAAACTGACACTTAGAAAAGCCTATGATGTAATATTGTTGTTCATACTCTGTCAATGAGTTATGAATCGGGTTTGTGGTGCTTGGTTAAATCACAGTATAGTATTGGATGCTCCTGTAATTTTTTTCACTTGCTTTACAATGGTATAAACTAACAGTAAAGGATATTTGCCCTTTAGTGAGACGCTGTTATCTGTTTCCTGGTTTCACTCTGCTGTTACTAAAGGCTTTCATCATAGGGAGTGCCTGATAGCGAGGATGAGATAACAGATGAATAGAACAGAGGAATAGTAAATCAAGATGATGCAatgctgaaatgaaagaaatcatAAAGGACTTTAAAATATCTATAATGCTCGTCTTTGTCTTTTAGTACCCCTGCCGTCCCGCTGGACTTACAGGAAGTTGAGAGCAAGATCGAAGGCTTCAAATCCTTCACCAAGAGGATGGACGAGAACATCGTGGTTGTGAACGCTACCATCAACGAGTTTGCTCGTAAACAGATAACAGGCTTCAAAAAGGAGTACCAGAAAGTGGGACAGTCCTTTGCTCTCCTCGGGCAAGCGTTCGAGCTGGACCAGCAGGCCTACTCGGCAGGTCTGAACCGAGCCATCGCCTACACCGGCGAGGCCTACGAGCAGGTGGGGGAGTATTTCGCTGAGCAGCCGCGCAATGACCTGGCTCCTATTTCTGACCTGCTGGACCTCTACAGAGGACACCTGGCCAACTTTCCTGACATCATCCATGTGCAGAAAGgtaggaaagtgtgtgtgtgtgtgtgtgtgtgtgtgctcatgttcTTTGAAACCAGAACCACAATGCTTGCCAATAGCATTACTTGAACACACCTATTTGCTCATTTGCATACTTACTTAATTTCTATTGGAAGTATTATGAATACGAcgtacatttttctttgtgaatCAAAGTATGAACGCTTTAAAGATTCACTTTCGTATTTTTCAACCTGCACCCTGTTTTACCATGTTTATGTGTCTGCAActtagatttttttcaaatcgacaaaatgttttatttctgtgtagGGTAATTTTTAAGGAAATCTGAGCCTGTCAGTGgtaaaacaagttattttagtttgaagtaAATTGACTGATGAGACCACATTGTTATCCCAATGTGTCACTTGGACACAAAAACATGGGTATATATAGGCCCTGGAAGTAAATACTGAATATACTCATAAAGAGTTCGAACTCGATTTTGATGCCTGGAGGAAACAGTGGACATTTttgcaagaaataaaacagatgcAGGACCTTGCATAGGCCTACTTAACTTCACAGTGAGGTCATAGGTTATCTTCAAATGGATGCCTCTGCAGGGTGGAGGGTTTGAATCCAGGGAGGATCATAACAAAACGAGGCCTCTCGCGCTCTGCGTTCATGCCGCAGGCTGTACACAATCAATTCTGAAACAAACGACTAACACATTTAGCTGGATTTTACACAGTAATTAATGATGTTTCCAATATCCATCCATTGTGCAGAGCCCTCAATGTATTATAATGCCAATAATAGGGCAGATAGTTCACAGAAACCCAGATTCTGTAACATCTGTTTTCATTTACTGCATAGTCAATCTGGGTTGAAAACTGAAACCCATGGCGAGTGCATTGTAACATTCTGGATACTGTGAAAGCCTGTTTTCGCTCACAGGAAAACACATACAGACGTGTACAAAGGACTCGCAGAAGagttagcttgttagctgcCTGCAGGTTGGGAGGAGGGAGTTGCTCCTGGCACACAAAGTCCTGACGTTAGCCAAAAACCCACCGGCACTGTTTCTTTAGTCCGCTGAGCCCTGTTCTCTCGACACAATCACAGCTGGGAACTATGGAAACATGAGTCCCAATAGTCCCTGTGACTGATAGGACCTACTTTCTGATCGACAAGTCATGCGTTCTCGTCTAATTTCAAACACCTTTTGACCCTTTCCCTGACTTCTGCTGCACTGGAAGATTCTAATTatctatttgttgttgagtAATACGCTTTCAGTAAATGTAATGGACCACTTAATTTCAGTATTATAGGACATTTATGTGAATATCTCTATGGAGCCTGACCtcatgcttgtttttttttaaatggtacaAGACAGATAATGACCCAACCAAGCAGGGGACACAGAAACTCAAGGAAACTAAAGTAGCTCTCAAACTGATTCCTTAGAAATCGTAAGTATTATCAGCAACATTTAGAAACCTAGCTAGTGATTCTGTAAAAgccaaaggagaaaaaacatatATCAACATGCATGTGTTCAGTTTCAAACTAATGGTCGAGCATCGTTTATGTGTTTTACAAAGGGAGTCATTGACTGAAAGTTCATGAGATAGAAGAAGTGACTCTGAGTAATCCACCACTCGCTGTTGCTCAGGTCActtctctgtctgctgctgagTATCTCTCAAACCCTCAATGCAAAGTCTGCACTTCTGTCATCATTGCGAAATAACTACCTCGAACAAAAGATGTCTGGTTTAGTCACAGTTTCCATAACAGCCaattagagagagagaaatgattACACCAGTGCGAAGTAGTAGCTTTTTTCCTTTACATTCTTCTTCTGtagaacacaaagaaaaacctgaCTGAGGGTCTCACATTTCACAtaaacttttttctttctcctctcctctgcatgccACACATTTTATCTATGTCATACAGCCCGGCACGTTCCTCcattaaacaaattacaaaaacatggCCTCATTGCGGACGGATTAGGTAGAAAAACAGCTGCTTGGCTCTTAAGGTGGAAATCTCTGTTAACCTAAATGTACAGTATCGTCCTACAATTGCTGGTTCTGTCTGTGAGCTCCAAAGGCTACATCTGATTCAAATGAGCGCAGAGATTCCTGGGCCTCTTGTCCTATGTTGCCCTGGGACTGCAGGAATGCAAAATGGAGCGCTCTCAGGATTagtttcccctcctcctccccattttcttctccctcttttcctACTTCCTCCTAGTGATACAGATGAAgggaagggaggaagaagaagaataggGGTGGgctgggtgtatgtgtgtgagaggattgggggtggggggtgtgtgtgtgtgtgtgggggggggggttcggATACTTTCGGAGCTGAGCAAGTTTTCCCACCAGCCAACAGTGTTCAGATTACAGCTCTGTAATCGCCTTGGCAGCGAAGGGAACAAAGTCCaagttcattttctgtttgttagTGTACTTGTGCAGGTGATTGTTTCCGACATGTGAGAAAGAGATCAAATGAGAGGTCAACGAGGTCAGGATGGACAGCCGTGCCAGGCTTCAAGCTAGCTCATCATTTCGCTAACAGTCTGCCATGTgagagtttttttcttttttcacgaATCTAAACTCTACTTCTTCCACATTTGAATGTTCAGTCACACCAGACTTGCTGACAGCTGGGTGTTGGGTAACTTCAAGGTTCATGGAAAAAGTATGCAATAACCAGCTAGTTTACgtagtattaaaaaaaaaaggtcatggTCAGCTTGGGAATTAGCACTATTTTGATTGTTTAGACCGGGGGTGTCAAAACTTTTttctgagggccacatacagagaAGTATATGAAGCGCTGGGCCACTCATTAGAGGTGTGGTAtactgcctcataagttaagttttAAGTctgcaaaatcaatcaaatgtaggttaaATAatcttgatacttgaaaatgctttaaggaaaaaacagcctacatcacagctctccatagcCTTTTGTTTATCTTGTGGCAATGGAATTTGTTGTGTaaatagtttggacacccctgatttagacCAAATTGCAACTGTGCattgacttttttcttaaagttccttattttatgctttattatttaatgtacaCAACCAATAAATCATAATATCGTAAGACCCAATCGTTCCCTTTTGCGTTTGCgattcaaaatagttttttattaCTTTGCAATGTCGGTTTGAATTTGATGAATTCTTCAGCCTTTCAACCTTTTAACGTTTGTTGCAGGTGCACTGACCAAGGTGAAAGACTGTCCAAAGCAGGAAGGCGAGCTCCACGATCGCTGCAACATCATTTCTTGCGCCACACTGGCAGAGATCCAGCACTTCCACCGCACACGCGTACGGGACTTCCGCTCGCAGATGCAACACCACCTCCAAGAGCAGATCGGCTTCTTCCAGAAGATCACCGCCAAGCTGCAGGACGCACTTCAGAAATATGATGACGACCAgtaggaagagagagagagagagagagagagagagagagagagagagagagagagagagagagagagagagagagagagagagagagagagagagagagagagagaacagaacagTTTGACTACAAAGACTTTGAGGAAATGAGGAGGGGTGTAGCAGTCATGGAGGATAGATGGATTCTTCCTTTCAGTACTGGAGACCATCTTATGGCCCTTTTAAGAGAGAACACTTTGTCATGCGGTGAATTCTGGGCCTCGTACGAGCATTGAAAGAAATTAaccacctaaaaaaaaagacGTCTGGACCGTAGAATGACAACTTCTTGGATTATCTGGACGGCTCTGATGAATGTACCAGGATTTTGCTGACGCTCGGGGCACATGTTGCAACTCAGCGGGACTGCAATATTAAAACCAGCTGTTTTCATTGTGACAGGACAGCCTTTCCATCCCCGGTTTCAGGGTCACGTGATCTCTCCATGCCTCCTCTGCCTCGTGGAAAATCTCCATTCAGGAACATACCACAGAATGTAGACGTGAAACTCTCTGGATGTTTTAATGATTGAAAGACAGGCCTTTTATGATTATCTCTTATATTTGTCTGACTGTTTTTACTTGAATGACCGGTTCAGTATTGTTTCGATGGAACACAACAGATGGTTTGGGAATACGCAAAGTGGTTGAATCTCCTCCGCTGAATTTGATTTAAGTGTTGGATTCTCCCAATTAAGTTACGGTCACATCATTACAATATTATAATTTGAAGCCCTTTTGTAATGTTCGGTATTTGAGTTATCTTGCCAGACCTCGAATAACAGAAACTGAGTTTTGTGACAGATTATTTGCTTGTTTTGAGAAGCTTCTCCACAGCTCTTTCTTGTCGAGCCCCTGCAGGCCTTGGGTTATTAAAACTTGAAGTCCACATCTGTCTTTCTGCTTTCTGTCAATCAGGGTAGCTCAGAGGTCAGGCTCAGGGTACAGATGGATGCTTCCAGGAAATAAGGCTTTGAATCCAGAACTTTAAGTTAAGATGTGTAGACTTTTAATGGGATTATAGAATATTTCACATTCTCCAGAGGGCATATTTGTTAACTAAAGAGGCAAAAAGAACAAAGGTGTTCTGGTGATCTATTTTCTATTTCAAGTAAAAGGTTTTGAGCctgttgcttttattgtttttttaatgttgtaattCCAATGTTGCCCACAAGAGGCTGAAGCGCACATGTTCTAAACATGAATACAtaattctgttttcttttaggCATAATTTGCAAACACAATTAATGTACATTCTGTTTAGATTCATGGAGAAATGGATCAccagatttcttttctttcatttgcgTCATTAGGCTTCTGTAGTTTAAGACAATCTTTGTACAAATCTGTTCATTTCaaccttttctgtctttttggaCATTTGAGATTCGACACAGTAGCTTTAATGACGCTTGCTCTTGTTGTTATGCTAGCTACTCTGAAACATTCTTGTTAAACTCATAAGTAACCGAAATGAGctcactgaaaacacatttttgtgctGCTCATTTTATAGAATGTCTGGTAAATATTGTTACATCACATATGATTTCACATTCCTTTAATGGGATACCACAAAGGCTCTTCACCATCATGTGAGTCACTATGATTGAACAGTTataacactttaaatgtaattcattgGAACAACATTTTGTTCGTTAATAAATTAAAGTAGAATTTATTTAATCATATATCTGTATTGTTGACTATTTTTCCTAAATATAAATTATAGTTTCACTTGACctgttattttttcttcaatgtAGTGTTTTGATGAATATAAAAGCTTTGCATTTGTTaaggacatttaaataatttacttttACTAGTCACATGTAATTGTGCCAACATGTGCCAAGACAcctgcttttttttatactgaTATGGTCAGTTAATTTAGTATAAAAACAATCCTAATTCTGTGTCTATTCCGTgcaaaatgttcatgttatcACCAGCCCTTCctgtggaggcagcagcagtCTAGTCGCTGACATCAGACACCACAGATCGCAGGCTGCAGGTCAGGTTACTGCAGACCCTCCATTATTCAGGCCTGCCTCTTTCTCCcttctttcatgttttcatttcatcctctagagttttatttaatttaaatgtttggttAGGTGAGCCATTGCTTTCAATTCATAAAAGTaatcaacaaatgttttacagcATCCAAGCAGGAGCACATGCTAGTCAGCCTGGTCATTATAAACATTAACATACATTACTGAAACCTGACTTAATAAACATGACAAGGTTTGGTAAGAAGCCCCCGGTTTTAAACACATTTCGATTTGCTGAGTATTACTATAACATACCTTTTTTCCAACAAATGCAAATTATGCAGtttgactccatctttgttttgaccaACTTCCTGCCAGCCCTTCACCCATGACCTCACTGGACTGAACACCATCTAGTGGACAGAAACAGCAACTGTTGACGAAAGGTTTAatcaaatacaatttgaaatgatACAACAAACAATACTTCCATCCTTCGACTACAATATTGCCACACAAAATAATGTAGTACCTTTCTATAttcatacccccccccccaaaaaaaaactgttgattGCTCTTGTGTTTGAGATAGAGACACAGACGTAGagaaataacttttattaaaaataaatctttcacAGTGAACAACAAAGAGGCTTGCATAAAGTGGGTCACATATATTAAGTCAATCAAAAACGGAGAAAGCTACCTATGTCTTTACATCTCATTATGACTTGGTAATACTGTATGGACTATCATAAACCGATAAACTGTATAAAACGCACTAACTTGAGCAACACTAGACAAAGAAACCAGAAAGGAATGCAGAGCAGTGAATGAGGAGAATGACACCTTAAACCCTCACCATTTACAAAACTAAATCTTGGGTTTAGTCTTAGAATTCTGCTTTATTCAATCTCTGCTTCACAGCTACACAGCTAAGGATGTGTTCAGTTCAAGTAGGTTCAGGGAAAGGACTAATATATAATTGCTATTATGCATTTCCTACAAacaaatgtgcatgtttttttcagatgtgCCTTAGAAGACTGCAGATGTAGAGCATGTATTTGAATTTATTCACTACACATAGAATAGGCACAGTTTGCTTTGTATTTCTTCCATCAAACCCAGTACTGGTTGTCTTTAAGAGCCGGAATAGAGGACTTAGAAATCAGAGAAGTCTTGAACATTACATTATCTCTTTCATTAATGTTATCAGGAATAATATTGCCCTCACCACCTCCATCCGCTTCAAAAGGCCCCCAGAATGTCATCCCAGGGGATAGACTCCTCCTTTTGTGACTTAATTTTACCCTGGGTGAGTTAGGGCAGCTTGCAGGCCCGAGTGGTGTGACCACCACAGAGGGCATGGCCACGCTCCGTTCCGCCCAGCTCAGGTAAGGGCTGCCCTCTGAGGGTGAGCACACTGCAGCGAGCTGCTGCCGGAGCCGCAGCTGGGCTTCTTTCTCCCTGCGGCGGCGGAAAACTAGAATCAAAGCTACGAGGATTATGATGAGAAGCAAACAGGCGAGAAGCGGCAGGATGATGAGGAGAGGGTCGTTGGCGGGGCGAGGGAGGAACTCAACGTGAGCTGGGCGGGCGTTAGGGCGGATGGCAGGGCCGTTTTTGGACACAGGAGTGTTGGGTTTTGGGGTGTGACTATGACTCCCTCCTGATCCATCTGCATGACTCCCGGATCTTTCTCTGTGACTCCCACTGCGGGTGTGGTTCCCCCAGCGGCTGTGAGGCTTGAACTTATGCTGTGTCCTGTTGTGGGTATTGTGCGTCAAAATGTGAGGGGCTGAACCCGCCCCGGGACCGCTGAGCATCGTGGAAACCCCTccatcccctcctcttcctgtagtAGTCTTATTATGTGTGGgaagatgtgttgttgtgtgacCGGCAGCGTCTGTGTTCAAACTGCTCGGACCATGATGCATCTGGTGGTGTGGTAAGATGGTGAAGTGGAGTTCGCCCTTTGCTGGTTGGACGTTTCCAGCCTTCACCAGGAAGGTGAAAGAGTCACTGAGAGGTGTGGCAGGGGCGTGGCCTCCAGCTGACTTGTTATTACGCAGCTCGCTGTCACCGTCACTGAGAGTCTCCTCTATGGCGACCCGGCCTTGCACCACATCTCTGAACGTGAAGGTATTCAGCATCTCTGACGCCCGTTGAGGGTCATAGGTAATCTGcaacatgtacacacagacacaaaaaactAATCATTACCTTGATAAACAACACAGGTTTCTCTAGCTATAGTCATTTTTAGACACTTGAATGGAAAAACTGTATATATTAAACTTTCAAATACCATCAGAAGCTTAAATTTAAATGCTTTACCTTGACTAGTTTGCCATGTTTTGGTGGAGACAGAACCTGAAAGACCGGGTTGGCTCGGCTGATTCTCGCCAGTTCCGATGCATCGATCATGGACCTCCCCAGTTTCACAGCGACGCCACTGGGCACTCTCACCGGCTCCCTCAGGTACACTAGAGGATGCACGGTTACCTTCACCGTGTGCACCGTTTCATTTCCAAAGTCAACCCCGTAGGACGAGCCTGACAGCAAGACTTGGAAGCTGTCCTCTGATTCACTGAGATCAGTCATGTGATAGACAACACGGCCAAACTTCAGGTCCTCGTGGCTGAAGGTCATGACTTCATGGTCGTTAATAGCGACGCGTCCATGGCGAGGGGGTTTGGTGACTGTGTAGGTGATGTTGGCCTGCCTGTAAGTCTGAGCTGCAAGCTGGTTGGTTGTCAGGACCACAGCGGTCTTACCTTGAACCAATGACAGGCCAGTGTTGTTCACCATGTAGACAGAGGGTTTTATCACTTCAAAACTAAGCAGTTTGTAGAGTGGGCGGTGAGGACCGGTTACGTTGAAGTAGAAAATACCTGTTGAGGGTTCTCCCTGACAGAGGGAACACAGGATTGGACGATAAGAACACACCAACAAGGACCATAACACTAAAGACAAAAACTGAAGATAGGaaaaacacatgatttaaaatctgaataatgTCTATTTCTGTACCTTAAATGTTTTGGGCAACCTCTTTTTTTCTAcaagtaaaacatgttgctATAGTATGCTGTTAAACAATTCCATAATCGCATGCACAATGCAAACAGAActttctaaaaaacaaatgtggtcTTCAGTGGATTGCTCCTTACCTGCTGTATGAAGTGCAGCCGGTCGTGGTTGACGTCGTGCTGTGTGAAGGTGGTCACCGGCTCCAGTCCTTTCCCCAGAGTCAGGAAGCCGTTGTTGGGCTCTCTGATCACATGGTAGTGCAGCTTCTCTGGAGGCGTGTCATCATCCTCGACCTGGACATGTAGATTGATAAGATTTCACAAGAAACGAAAAAAGAACGcttacaaaaaaatacatttactacCCAATTCTGTTGCTAATTGACAAAATGGGAAAATCAAAAgtgcagtatttttttatatcagCTTCCCAGATATCACTATTACTTGATGATTTTAGGCTTAACGAACTTGAGAAATACTGTggatgtttaacattttaatgtcCTTATGCCATCCTTAAGAAGAAATGACTGATTTCATAAATAATTACAACGATAATATTCTCAAAACTGATCAAATTAAACCAACACCTGCAGATCTTTTGGTCCAATCATGACTCTCTCTCCGACTACGACTTGCACACTCGGTGCTGTGCTCATGATGAGGGGCGGCTGGTCGTTGACAGATGTCACTGTGATGTTGAATGTCTCTGTTACTGCTGCTCTCTCCTTCACAGATAAGGATGATAAGGCTGAGTAGAGGGGGGTATACGAGGGGGAATCagataaggaggaggaggaggaggaggaggaggaggaggaggaggaggagggatgcaAAGGAGCCACCCAGGCCCGCAGAGTGAAGCTGTCGCTCGTCGTCTCTGAGTTGTCGTGGCTGTATGTGACGCCGAACTTGTTCAGGGTGACCTGGGAGAAATAAGGATGGTTCCTGTGGAAAGACGAATAGGAAAATGGTACTTATGGTCCTTTTAATAAAACTGattcaaataattgtctctttACTTAAGACCTAATGTGAAAAAGTGGTTTTGCTTTGATTCTATTTCTCAGGTCTTTAAAAAACGT
Coding sequences within:
- the LOC134868483 gene encoding sorting nexin-18-like; amino-acid sequence: MALKAKVLYDFHSENPGEISITENELVNLFSEEELDGWLEGENSRGEAGLFPASYVEIIRDNITSNTNNNGLSSPKTKAVTPTHTSYTSPESQRGLGAGSGGSGGGSFHTSQGSDDDWDDDWDDSSPTDAPQGMGTSPPLYPVTTTLPGRRESSQQQQHQQQAKSSATVGRNLNRFSTFVKSGGEAFLLGEASAFVKDGDRICVVMGKHGPEWQEDPYPFMCTIDDPTKQTKFKGMKSYMSYGLTPTHTNVQVNRRYKHFDWLYARLVERFPVISVPHLPEKQATGRFEEDFISKRRKGLIWWMNHMITHPVLARCDVFQHFLTCGADEKAWKMGKRKAERDELVGSNFFLTISTPAVPLDLQEVESKIEGFKSFTKRMDENIVVVNATINEFARKQITGFKKEYQKVGQSFALLGQAFELDQQAYSAGLNRAIAYTGEAYEQVGEYFAEQPRNDLAPISDLLDLYRGHLANFPDIIHVQKGALTKVKDCPKQEGELHDRCNIISCATLAEIQHFHRTRVRDFRSQMQHHLQEQIGFFQKITAKLQDALQKYDDDQ